The stretch of DNA AGACCCATATTTCCACCCCTACGTGCACAGCGAATATACTATCCAAGATGCTTTTCGCCAAAAAATAGCCTCCAACTCCGCCGATGATGATGCCGAATAGGGTGATGAGAAAGTAACGTCGATTGAGAAGAACCGCAATCTGCGAAAGGCTGGCGCCCACGACTCTTCTGATGGCAATTTCCTTCATTCGACGGACGATATTCAAGGATATCAAGGCAAATAATCCTACAATTGTTAATACAACGGTAATCATGGCAGAAAAGATAAACAGCCATTTAATATTATTGGTAATCCTTGCTTCTTCCGCTAACACTTGATCCTGTGAAAAGCCTGCATAGGGACGATAAGGAAAGATAGTTTTCCATTGATCCATCAAGTATTGGTTTACATTTGTCAATTGCTCAGCAGGTGCACTCAGCGCTAACAGCTCATAGTTTGTCGGTTGGATCATTCGAATGACCAAAGGTTCTATGGGACTAAAAAAATCTCCTTGATAAAAATCTTTCACTACACCCACAATGTTGTAGGTAGTACTATCCAGGTATAGTTGCTGTGAAAGTGGGTCATCGATATTCAGGCTCTTTAATAGTCGTTCATTGACCATGACGGCTTGCTCAAAATCGCTAGCCCGGCGGCCATCCAAAAATCGTCCTTCCACCAAACCAACCTTCATCATATCCAAATATCCCTCTCCTACCCCTAAGTACTTGGCTTCAAGGTCCTGGTCTCGCCACTTGATGTCCTTATTGCGATAGATAGCGCCAATCTGATCACTAGCTCCCGCAACTTGGATGATATCAGGGTGCTGCTCGGCTTTTTCTTTTAATAATTCATAGGATTGGCCATCCAAAACAGGAATAGCCATGATACCTTCTTTTAAATACCCCATATCTGCATAACGTTGAAAGGCAGCGTTGCGCGTAAAAACGAATCCACCCACCAAAGCGATCAAGGCAATCATGATTTGTGAACCCAACATTAATCGGGAGAATAAATTATTTCCACTAAACTTTACCTTCCCTCTAAAGATCTGGCTGACACTAAAACTACTAATGAAAAAGGCAGGATAAGCCCCTGCAAACAAAGTTATCCCCAATAGGCTGGATAGCATAAACAAGACCAGTGGGATATTTTCCAAATAATTGGCTTCCAGGGCCACAAATGACCACATGGCATTATACATGGGCATCAATATTTCCACCAACAATAGACTGAGCAAAAAAGCTAGCAGACAAACCCCAAAACTCTCGCCTAACAACTGCATCACCAACTGCTTGCGGGAGCCGCCCATCACTTTCCTTAGGCCCATTTCCTTCAGTCGGCGATTGGAGAGGGCAATAGTGGTATTGGTGAAATTTAGACAAGCCCCCAGCAGCAATAGGAAAGCCATAATACTGGGGCCCCATACCGCTGAAGGTGGAAGGCTTTCTGTCAGGTAATCAGCCCTTTTGTCTTTACTATGATGGGCCATTTGCGTGAGTGGATCCAAGAGAAAGGCATTTATTTGCCAATCCTTCCGGTTATTGTTTTGAAGGGGAATGAATTGCGCCAATTGTTCCTGCACCTTATTTTTATCTTCTGGCTGATTCAATTCAAGAAAGGTTACATCTGTGAAACGCGCCCAATCCTGCAAATCGATCGGCTCTCCTTGGTAAACGACATGATCCAGATGGGCGACCATATCAAATTGTATGCTAGAATTGAAGGGAAATTCCCCCACAATAGCCACCACCTTCATCGCCTTTTGGAAAGTTTCTCCTGCAAAAATTTCAATGTTTTGACCGATCGGGTCGGTATTCCCAAAGTACTTTTTAGCCGTTTTTTCCGTCAGGACGAGGGACTCCGGTTTGCTCAGTTCCGCCACGCTACCCTTGATGATCGGAAAATCAAAGAGGTCAAAAAAGCCAGCATCTACAAAATGGATGTTTTCGTTGTATGCTGTTTCAGCCGATTTGACCGTGGTATTCATGGAATACATACGGACGGCTTGTTTGACTTCTGGAATGCGATCACTTGCTTCTTTCCCTAAAGGCAATGGGGTAATGCCGTGAATAAGGCTGTTGCTTGCTTTGCGGCTATCCACTCTAAAAATCCGGTCCTTCTTGCTATGGAAGGCATCAAAGTGCTTGTCAAATTGATAATTTGTAAAAGCAATGACACAACAGGCCATAGCTATCCCTAAACCAAAAACATTGACCAAAATATAGAAACTATTCTTTCTGAAGTTCCTTGCGATAATGAGCAGGTAATTTTTTAGCATATGTGGGTGTGCTTTTAATAACAATCAAAATAACAATCAAAATCCCTGCCTGCCGAAGGCAGGAAAATGGCAATTTCAATGTCTCCTGTGTCGTTGACGCTAGCTACGCTCGTGAACTTGTCACTTCTTTGACGGCCTGTAGCTCCAGCTACATTGCTGCGCTTTCAATGGCCATTAAAATTAAAATTAAAATCAAAATTAAAATGGCGGCTGTTTCGCTGGGGCTTGCCCCGCTCGTGAACTTGTCACTTCTTTGACGGCCTGTAGCTCCAGCTACATTGCTGCGCTTTCAATGGCCATTAAAATAAAAATTAAAATTAAAATTAAAATGGCGGCTGTGTCGCTGGGGCTTGCCCCAAACCTCCAATAACTCTTCCCCTCCAATAACTCCGCGTCCCTCAAAAAAAAACTGCTCGCCGCGCCGCCGATTATACCTTTCGGACCCCTGGACGATTCATTTGGCTCATACCTACGGCATGAATGCATCAATATCGCGCCTGGGCTACCGAGGGTGAATCCCGATGGGTTTGGCTAGGGCTGGGTTGAGGGACCGGTGGTTCAATGCCAATTTCAATGCCCCCCTACTGCAACCAAGGATGAAAATAGGGCAATATTGGGACCTATTCCTGTCTCAAACTTTCTACCGGATTAGCCAGCGCTGTTCTTAATGCCTGATAACTAACCGTTAATATCGCTACCAACAACACGGAGGCAACCGCAATGATAAATGGCAGGGGCGTAATAGCTGCTTGAAAAGCAAAATCCTCCATCCATTTGCTCATTAGCCAATAACCTAGTGGCATGGCTAATAGCGCAGCAAAAAGTACCCAGCGCGTAAAATCTTTGACTAACATCAAAACGATGTTGTTGACGGTAGCGCCCACCACTTTTCGAATACCAATTTCTTTGGTTCGACGAATGGTACTATGAGTTGCCAGGCCAAAAAGGCCAAGCACACCTATAAATATAGTCAACAAGGTAGCATAAAGCATGGTTTGACCAAAACGCTCTTGTTCAGCGTATTGTGTAGCGAAGTCTTCATCCAGAAAAGAATAACGAAAGGGATGTTCTGGCTCCACAGAAGCCCATAGCTTTTCAATAGCCTTGATGGTTCCTTCTATATTTTGCGTCGCCATTTTGATGCTGGTGATCTGCCGATTGGGCTGATACATCATGATCATAGGACCGATGGAGCGGTCCAGGCCCCAAAAGTGAAAATCTTTCACGACCCCAACAATTCGATAGGATTCGTTTGCATCGGAGTAGGTAAACCTAAGTTGAGCCTCAAAGGGGGACTCCAATCCATTTTCCCGAATAAAAGTTTCATTGACCACAAAAGCGTTTAGGGTATCACTGGCTATCTCTTTTGAAAAAAAGCGTCCTTCCGAGACGGTTAAATTCAAGGTTTCTGCATAATCCGGATCCACCCAGGACATATAAGTGTCGCTTGGCTCTTTCCCATCAATAATCACACCCCAATCGGGTAAAGGCTGGCCTGGCACACTCGAAGAAGTCGTTACACTTTGTACCCCTTCTATGTCCAAAAACGCTTCTTTCAAGGCCTCTACTTTTAGATAAGACCTGGAAAGGTTCATTGGCACCACGACCACCTGGTCTGAGGAGAATCCCAAGTCCTCACTCATCATAAAATTGACTTGCCGGAAGACGATAAGCATGACAATAATCAAGACAACAGATACCCCAAATTGAATCATAACCAAGGCCCTTCTAAACAGGTTTCCCTTGCTACCCCGCTCGATGCCTCGCTTTAGGATTAGGCTGGGTTTGAAAGCAGAGATCAAAATGGCCGGAGCAATACCAGCCAATAGCCCGATCAATAAAGCCAGGCCGCCCATTTCAAATATCCTAAGGTTTAAACCTGCTTGCAGGAACTGTAGCTCCCGGTCGGTAATACCATTAAATAGGGGTAGGAAAAGCTCGGCCAGTACTAAAGCAGCAAAAAAGGCGATACTTGTTTGTAACAAAGCCTCTGTCATAAACTGCATCACCAATTGGCTCCGGGCAGCGCCGGACACCTTTCGCACCCCAATCTCCAGGGCTCTTTGGGCAGCAGTTGCTGTCGTCAGGTTGATATAATTGATACATGCCACCATTAGCATGATCAAACCAATCATGCCAAAGATATATAGGTATTTTATATTGCCTTTGTTGCTATCAAACCAGGCGGTAGCGCTTGGATTCAGGTGAATATCATACAGGTGATGAAGCCGCCAATCAGGGAAATTAGCCTCGTCTATTGAACGGCCATCTCCTCTATTGGCCTGTTCTAAAAAAGGCGTCACCAAGGCAGTAATCTTGGATTCAAGGGAGGCGACCTCCGCACCTACAGCCAATTTAACATAGGTAGCCCGATTATTATTTGTCCACCTCGTCGAGCTCCTCGAAAATCGAATATAGGCCTCATAATCCAAGTGCGTGTTGCCGCCCAATGGGGCCAACACGCCACTGACGGTATAGTCATCCTCTGCATTGATCCTGATCACCTTACCAATAGGGTCTTCTTCCCCAAAAAAGACGCGGGCAAGGCGCTCCGAGATGACTAAGCCATCGCTGGGTTTGAGTACGTCCTTTCCCTGCCCTGCGGCGAGCGGAAGCGCAACTACCTCAAAAAAGGAACTATCTACCACGCCAACCCTATCGAGGTAGATTTTTTCCTGCCCGAACTGCAAAAGGACATCCGTCGAGGTAGATACGCCCGTCGCCTGTTCCACCTCCGGCAGTTCTTCTTTCAAGGTTTGCGCCAGTGGCCCGGGTGTCCAAACCGTCTCTCCACCATCCTTCCAGAATCGATAAACGCGGTACACCTGGTCTCCCTCAGCTATCCATTTTTCATAACTTTTCTCGTGTTGGATATACAGGGTAATCAAAATGGCCACGGCAAAACCTACCGCCAAGCCAAGGATGTTAATGAAGGAATTCAGGCGATTATTCAACAAATTCCTTAGCGCCGATTTTAGATAATTTTGAAACATGTCTTTTATTTAGTACAGCGTGTGATAATTTTTAACATAAGCCAGCATCGCTGAAAGTTGCAGGTGAAAAACACCTGCAAGGATTGTGGTTTATCGCTATTCATGCCGCAAACTCTCCACCGGATTGGCTGTTGCAGCCCGGAAACTATGGAAACTGACGGTTAATAGGGTAATAGCGAGGCCAATGACGCCAACCAGCGCAAATTGCCACCAATGCAGCTCCGTTTGGTAAGCGAAATCCTGCAACCACTGCTGGCTGAGCCACCAGGCGAAGGGAGATGCAAGGAGCAAGGCAATCAGCACCAATAAGAGGAAATTTTGGGTCAGGATACCAACAATATGCATCACCGAAGCACCCAGGATTTTACGAATGCCAATTTCTTTGGTGCGCTGTGTGGTTGTAAAAGAAATAAGCCCAAATAAGCCTAAACAGCAAATCAAAATAGCCATGGTGGTAGCCGTTTTCACCAACTTTGCCGTTTGTTGTTCTCTTTTGTAAAATTTGGCTACGGCTTCGTCCATGAATTGATACTTGAGCACATCTTCGGGGTATAATTGCTTCCACTGCGCCTCTACTTTGGCAATGATGGGCGCAAAGTCCCCCATTGATTTCCCTGTTGTCCTAAACTTTAAACTGATACAATTTCCGGTTCGATTCGCAATCGCAGTAGGTTCAATGGTATTATGAAGCGGTTGCAGGTGAAAATCAGCTACAACACCGACGATTGGCCTTAATGCCTTGTTGAAAGAGATGTATTGATTCAAGGCATCTTCAGGTTTGTCAAAGCCCAGTTGGCGGGAATAGGTCTCATTGATAATGAATTCCTTGACGGTATCACTGGGCATCAAGTTGCGGCCTGCTAGCAACTTCATCCCGTATAAATTGATATAGGCCGTATCTCCATATTTCTGGTGTACATTATGCGTTAATTCCTCCTCCCCCTTTCGGAATTTCATAATACTGGTAGAATACCCTGTCTGTGCTGGAGGAGCCTGGTGATTACTAATGGCAACCACTTCCGGCAATCGCTTTAATTCTTGTATAAGCGTGGCTTTTCGGTTAGTAGTATCCCTCCAGGGCGTATAAAAGTAAACAATGGCATCTTTATCAAATCCCATGTCTTTGTTTAGCATAAATTTGATCTGTTGGCCCACCGTCAAGGTACCAAAAATGAGTATTTGCGCCACCACAAATTGAAAGACAACCAGGCTACGGCGCAAATTGACGCCACTTCCACTGGAACCCACACTGAATACTTTATCTTTTAAAGCTTTAACAGGTAAAAAAGAGGACAACACAATGGCTGGATAGCCGCCTGCAATCAGGCAAATGCTTAAAATCAGGAGCAAAATAAAACCTAGGGTGTAGAGGTTAAGTGGATTAAAGGTAAGCCCCTGTGGAATAAAATCTTCATAAAATCCAATGGCCCATTGGGTCAGGCAAAGCGCCATAATGACCGCTATCACGGTGAGTAAAAAAGTGGAGGTCAGAAATTGTATAATGAGTTCCTGGCGGGTGCCGCCTAGCACCTTTCGCACGCCTACCTCTCTGGCGCGCCGCATGGCTTGAGCCGTTTCTAAATTAATAAAATTGATAGCTGCAATAACCAGCAATAAGATAGCCACCATAGATAATAAGAATAAGGTCGATCGGTGCGCAGGAGAACGGCTATGGTCAAAAATCCCAATTTTGCTATTAAAATGCACATCATCTAAGGGCTGTAGTTGAAAGTGGGCAGCATACTCATTGTCTTCATCTTGGGCTAAATTAGCGGTTCTGGCACCTTCCAACTGCGCTTCGATGTAGCTAATATCAGTGTCTGGTTGGAGCTTCACAAACAATTGTGAACTACTGCTGGTACTCCCCCACTCATTTAAAGCAATATCATGCCTCAACTGGCCATGTGCTATGGTTGAAAAAGAAATAAATTCTTTAAAATCCAAATCTGAAGAAGGCCTGGGCGGTTCCACTATGCCACTAACTGTTAAGGCTATAGAATCTTTATAAACCAGGGTGCGACCCATGGCTTGCTCTGGCTTTTCTAGGCCAAAGTATTGCTTCGTTTTTTCAGGCGTAAGCACCACCTGATTCGGTTCACCCAAACTCTCCGCTGGCGAACCCGCCAACCATTTATAATTTGAAAATACGGCAAAATAAGCTGGATCAACAATAACAATCCCCGCCTGTCTTTCTAATTTCGTTATACCTTCCACCGTCACGGTCGCACTCCAAATATGGAAAGGAGCGGCCTGCGCTACCCCTGTCATATTATCAGCCATCCAA from Saprospiraceae bacterium encodes:
- a CDS encoding ABC transporter permease, with protein sequence MFKNYLTIALRYFMRNKLYTAINILGLSIGIAACLVIFLIVNFESNFDKFWQDQDRIYRVYSKFTGAFEGINRGVTTALAPWMADNMTGVAQAAPFHIWSATVTVEGITKLERQAGIVIVDPAYFAVFSNYKWLAGSPAESLGEPNQVVLTPEKTKQYFGLEKPEQAMGRTLVYKDSIALTVSGIVEPPRPSSDLDFKEFISFSTIAHGQLRHDIALNEWGSTSSSSQLFVKLQPDTDISYIEAQLEGARTANLAQDEDNEYAAHFQLQPLDDVHFNSKIGIFDHSRSPAHRSTLFLLSMVAILLLVIAAINFINLETAQAMRRAREVGVRKVLGGTRQELIIQFLTSTFLLTVIAVIMALCLTQWAIGFYEDFIPQGLTFNPLNLYTLGFILLLILSICLIAGGYPAIVLSSFLPVKALKDKVFSVGSSGSGVNLRRSLVVFQFVVAQILIFGTLTVGQQIKFMLNKDMGFDKDAIVYFYTPWRDTTNRKATLIQELKRLPEVVAISNHQAPPAQTGYSTSIMKFRKGEEELTHNVHQKYGDTAYINLYGMKLLAGRNLMPSDTVKEFIINETYSRQLGFDKPEDALNQYISFNKALRPIVGVVADFHLQPLHNTIEPTAIANRTGNCISLKFRTTGKSMGDFAPIIAKVEAQWKQLYPEDVLKYQFMDEAVAKFYKREQQTAKLVKTATTMAILICCLGLFGLISFTTTQRTKEIGIRKILGASVMHIVGILTQNFLLLVLIALLLASPFAWWLSQQWLQDFAYQTELHWWQFALVGVIGLAITLLTVSFHSFRAATANPVESLRHE
- a CDS encoding ABC transporter permease; amino-acid sequence: MLKNYLLIIARNFRKNSFYILVNVFGLGIAMACCVIAFTNYQFDKHFDAFHSKKDRIFRVDSRKASNSLIHGITPLPLGKEASDRIPEVKQAVRMYSMNTTVKSAETAYNENIHFVDAGFFDLFDFPIIKGSVAELSKPESLVLTEKTAKKYFGNTDPIGQNIEIFAGETFQKAMKVVAIVGEFPFNSSIQFDMVAHLDHVVYQGEPIDLQDWARFTDVTFLELNQPEDKNKVQEQLAQFIPLQNNNRKDWQINAFLLDPLTQMAHHSKDKRADYLTESLPPSAVWGPSIMAFLLLLGACLNFTNTTIALSNRRLKEMGLRKVMGGSRKQLVMQLLGESFGVCLLAFLLSLLLVEILMPMYNAMWSFVALEANYLENIPLVLFMLSSLLGITLFAGAYPAFFISSFSVSQIFRGKVKFSGNNLFSRLMLGSQIMIALIALVGGFVFTRNAAFQRYADMGYLKEGIMAIPVLDGQSYELLKEKAEQHPDIIQVAGASDQIGAIYRNKDIKWRDQDLEAKYLGVGEGYLDMMKVGLVEGRFLDGRRASDFEQAVMVNERLLKSLNIDDPLSQQLYLDSTTYNIVGVVKDFYQGDFFSPIEPLVIRMIQPTNYELLALSAPAEQLTNVNQYLMDQWKTIFPYRPYAGFSQDQVLAEEARITNNIKWLFIFSAMITVVLTIVGLFALISLNIVRRMKEIAIRRVVGASLSQIAVLLNRRYFLITLFGIIIGGVGGYFLAKSILDSIFAVHVGVEIWVLGLASLGVLALVLLTIALKMLGVIRMNPSNILRSE
- a CDS encoding ABC transporter permease, translated to MFQNYLKSALRNLLNNRLNSFINILGLAVGFAVAILITLYIQHEKSYEKWIAEGDQVYRVYRFWKDGGETVWTPGPLAQTLKEELPEVEQATGVSTSTDVLLQFGQEKIYLDRVGVVDSSFFEVVALPLAAGQGKDVLKPSDGLVISERLARVFFGEEDPIGKVIRINAEDDYTVSGVLAPLGGNTHLDYEAYIRFSRSSTRWTNNNRATYVKLAVGAEVASLESKITALVTPFLEQANRGDGRSIDEANFPDWRLHHLYDIHLNPSATAWFDSNKGNIKYLYIFGMIGLIMLMVACINYINLTTATAAQRALEIGVRKVSGAARSQLVMQFMTEALLQTSIAFFAALVLAELFLPLFNGITDRELQFLQAGLNLRIFEMGGLALLIGLLAGIAPAILISAFKPSLILKRGIERGSKGNLFRRALVMIQFGVSVVLIIVMLIVFRQVNFMMSEDLGFSSDQVVVVPMNLSRSYLKVEALKEAFLDIEGVQSVTTSSSVPGQPLPDWGVIIDGKEPSDTYMSWVDPDYAETLNLTVSEGRFFSKEIASDTLNAFVVNETFIRENGLESPFEAQLRFTYSDANESYRIVGVVKDFHFWGLDRSIGPMIMMYQPNRQITSIKMATQNIEGTIKAIEKLWASVEPEHPFRYSFLDEDFATQYAEQERFGQTMLYATLLTIFIGVLGLFGLATHSTIRRTKEIGIRKVVGATVNNIVLMLVKDFTRWVLFAALLAMPLGYWLMSKWMEDFAFQAAITPLPFIIAVASVLLVAILTVSYQALRTALANPVESLRQE